The Setaria italica strain Yugu1 chromosome IX, Setaria_italica_v2.0, whole genome shotgun sequence genome has a window encoding:
- the LOC101758073 gene encoding uncharacterized protein LOC101758073, producing the protein MAMAASPPLTSWRWRPLLAAHPRANRSPALRPRAPASPLWTSIPGNPCAGAAVARTPCAAAVSGGAKAEVTEREAPDWDGLKRVALVALGCCAAAAVLGCGAARASAEDSIRASGFGLRVAESLRRLGWPDDAVVFALATLPVIELRGAIPVGYWMRLHPVRLTVLSVLGNLVPVPFIILYLKKLATFLSQRSASATRFMDLLFERARRKAAPVEEFQWLGLMLFVAVPFPGTGAWTGAIIASVLGMPFWSGFSANFMGVILAGLLVNLLMNLGLKYAIITGVVLFFVSSAMWSVLRSLKKSVNAK; encoded by the exons ATGGCCATGGCGGCCTCGCCCCCGCTGACAtcgtggagatggagacctctCCTCGCGGCGCATCCACGGGCGAATCGGTCTCCCGCCCTGCGCCCGCGGGCGCCCGCTTCTCCTCTCTGGACCTCCATTCCCGGCAATCCATGTGCCGGAGCCGCCGTCGCGAGGACGCCCTGTGCGGCGGCGGTATCAGGTGGCGCGAAGGCGGAGGTCACGGAGCGGGAGGCGCCAGATTGGGATGGTCTGAAGCGGGTGGCGCTGGTCGCGCTTGGCTGCTGCGCTGCGGCCGCCGTGCTCggctgcggcgcggcgcgggcgtcgGCGGAGGACTCGATCAGGGCGTCCGGGTTCGGGCTGCGGGTGGCGGAGTCGCTGCGGAGGCTCGGGTGGCCCGACGACGCCGTCGTGTTCGCGCTCGCCACGCTGCCGGTGATCGAGCTGCGGGGGGCGATCCCGGTCGGGTACTGGATGCGGCTCCACCCAGTCCGCCTCACCGTCCTATCCGTTCTCGG gaacttggtgCCTGTGCCATTTATCATCCTCTACCTGAAAAAACTTGCGACTTTTCTCTCCCAGAGAAGCGCCTCTGCAACCCGATTTATGGACCTTCTCTTCGAGCGGGCACGGCGGAAGGCTGCGCCTGTTGAGGAATTCCAATGGCTTGGATTGATGTTGTTTGTTGCCGTTCCGTTTCCTGGAACAGGGGCATGGACAGGGGCGATCATTGCATCTGTCTTAGGCATGCCGTTCTGGTCAGGTTTCTCAGCTAATTTTATGGGAGTCATCCTAGCAGGCCTGCTGGTGAACTTGCTCATGAATCTCGGTCTGAAATATGCGATTATCACTGGAGTAGTTCTGTTCTTTGTATCTTCTGCCATGTGGAGTGTACTTCGATCCCTCAAGAAGTCAGTCAATGCCAAATGA
- the LOC101757666 gene encoding thioredoxin H2-2 isoform X1, whose amino-acid sequence MGSFLSSLVTPPPAADDPNCAVVAAHSKATYDEQWAAAKSSGKLVSWPLPPAPLPFPFLWFSPVLGALDLSCLGCSALQMVIDFSASWCGPCRFIEPAFKEMASKYTDVAFVKIDVDELADVARTWKVEAMPTFVLAKGGKEVSRVVGAKKDELERKIGMFRSSSSY is encoded by the exons ATGGGTTCCTTCCTCTCGTCCTTGGTCACGCCGCCCCCGGCGGCCGACGACCCCAACTGCGCCGTGGTCGCCGCGCACTCCAAGGCCACCTACGACGAGCAGTGGGCGGCCGCCAAGAGCAGCGGCAAGCTGGTCAGCTGGCCCCTCCCCCCCGCTCCtcttcccttccccttcctttgGTTCTCCCCCGTCTTGGGTGCTCTGGATCTGAGTTGTCTTGGTTGCTCGGCGCTGCAGATGGTGATCGACTTCTCGGCGTCTTGGTGCGGGCCCTGCCGCTTCATCGAGCCGGCCTTCAAGGAGATGGCCTCCAAGTACACCGACGTCGCCTTCGTCAAGATCGACGTCGACGAGCTCGCG GACGTCGCAAGGACATGGAAGGTAGAGGCGATGCCGACATTTGTCCTAGCCAAGGGTGGGAAGGAGGTGAGCCGTGTGGTTGGGGCGAAGAAGGATGAGCTTGAGAGGAAGATCGGCATGTTCAGATCGTCTTCCTCATACTAA
- the LOC101756866 gene encoding TLC domain-containing protein At5g14285 encodes MDLLASLVAEERWLFPAFLVMYAAIYCVGQLVVFRRWAPRQRLDGASCLISLFHGTPAALAAAGAILALPAGSRSFAAPNERLQEHVLDYSVAYFTMDLLHYLAFLPGDVLFIAHHLATLFVFLTCRYIVRHGAYALLVLLVLAEVTSLLQNVWTLAGIWRDQSPAAARVYGALSPPFYVLYTLVRGVAGPLFLLKMTVFYLSGQAVDVIPWWVRISWIVVVGTAIAVSNLWIWNLWKELFRERNQAISKAKKDT; translated from the coding sequence ATGGATTTGTTGGCGTCTTTGGTTGCCGAGGAGCGGTGGCTGTTCCCCGCGTTCCTCGTGATGTACGCCGCCATCTACTGCGTCGGCCAGCTCGTCGTGTTCCGGCGGTGGGCGCCACGGCAGCGGCTGGACGGCGCCAGCTGTCTCATCTCGCTCTTCCACGGGACCCCCGCCGCgctcgcggcggccggggctATCCTCGCGCTGCCCGCGGGGTCCCGCTCCTTCGCCGCGCCCAACGAGCGCCTTCAGGAGCACGTCCTCGACTACAGCGTCGCCTACTTCACCATGGACCTGCTCCACTACCTCGCCTTTCTGCCCGGAGACGTCCTCTTCATCGCGCACCACCTCGCCACGCTCTTCGTCTTCCTCACCTGCCGCTACATCGTCCGCCACGGCGCCTACGCGctgctcgtcctcctcgtccttgCCGAGGTCACCAGTCTGCTGCAGAACGTCTGGACGCTCGCCGGGATCTGGCGGGACCAGTCCCCTGCTGCCGCTCGTGTCTACGGCGCCCTCTCTCCGCCCTTCTACGTGCTCTACACGCTGGTCAGGGGCGTCGCCGGTCCGCTCTTCCTCCTCAAGATGACCGTCTTCTACCTGTCCGGCCAGGCTGTCGATGTCATCCCGTGGTGGGTGCGGATCTCTTGGATTGTTGTTGTTGGCACCGCCATTGCGGTCAGCAACCTGTGGATTTGGAACCTCTGGAAGGAGCTATTCAGGGAACGGAACCAAGCTATTTCAAAAGCAAAGAAAGACACATAG
- the LOC101757666 gene encoding thioredoxin H2-2 isoform X2 yields the protein MGSFLSSLVTPPPAADDPNCAVVAAHSKATYDEQWAAAKSSGKLMVIDFSASWCGPCRFIEPAFKEMASKYTDVAFVKIDVDELADVARTWKVEAMPTFVLAKGGKEVSRVVGAKKDELERKIGMFRSSSSY from the exons ATGGGTTCCTTCCTCTCGTCCTTGGTCACGCCGCCCCCGGCGGCCGACGACCCCAACTGCGCCGTGGTCGCCGCGCACTCCAAGGCCACCTACGACGAGCAGTGGGCGGCCGCCAAGAGCAGCGGCAAGCTG ATGGTGATCGACTTCTCGGCGTCTTGGTGCGGGCCCTGCCGCTTCATCGAGCCGGCCTTCAAGGAGATGGCCTCCAAGTACACCGACGTCGCCTTCGTCAAGATCGACGTCGACGAGCTCGCG GACGTCGCAAGGACATGGAAGGTAGAGGCGATGCCGACATTTGTCCTAGCCAAGGGTGGGAAGGAGGTGAGCCGTGTGGTTGGGGCGAAGAAGGATGAGCTTGAGAGGAAGATCGGCATGTTCAGATCGTCTTCCTCATACTAA
- the LOC111258487 gene encoding uncharacterized protein LOC111258487, which yields MRFPHLTGSFKAEVMFESKVFWADLSRGLAYCDLRLRGRGNSAVQFDFGFIELPYGYEILFKDLPVHELTEPPEMNRTIGCVGGCIKFICIDRPRGHPCNVMVRAWTLDLDRKEWKAEKGFLWKELWEQVAFMFTDHAELWDVEPRYPVLMPDGTLCLMLGEMRPRRREEVDCIVCRFDMRSKRPLWHGTVVDYHIMWPVILPGNFFTKCYPPPCPRENKLPARKRRRQQSIDRDL from the coding sequence ATGCGCTTCCCGCATCTCACTGGCTCCTTCAAGGCAGAGGTGATGTTCGAAAGCAAGGTCTTCTGGGCCGACCTCTCACGAGGCCTCGCGTACTGCGACCTGCGCCTGCGCGGCAGGGGGAACTCCGCCGTGCAGTTCGACTTCGGCTTCATCGAGTTGCCCTACGGGTACGAGATTCTCTTCAAGGATTTGCCGGTGCATGAGCTGACGGAGCCGCCGGAGATGAACCGGACCATCGGCTGCGTCGGCGGCTGCATCAAGTTCATCTGCATCGACCGTCCCCGGGGACATCCTTGCAACGTGATGGTGAGGGCGTGGACGCTGGACCTGGACCGCAAGGAATGGAAGGCCGAGAAGGGTTTCCTCTGGAAAGAGCTCTGGGAGCAGGTCGCGTTCATGTTCACGGACCACGCGGAGTTGTGGGACGTGGAGCCCCGGTACCCCGTGCTGATGCCGGATGGTACCCTCTGCCTCATGCTGGGGGAAATGCGCcccaggaggagggaggaggtcGATTGCATCGTCTGCCGCTTCGACATGCGCAGCAAGAGACCCCTGTGGCACGGAACTGTTGTCGACTACCATATCATGTGGCCTGTTATCTTACCCGGCAACTTCTTCACCAAGTGCTATCCTCCTCCCTGTCCACGCGAGAACAAGCTGCCAGCACGCAAGAGGAGACGGCAGCAAAGCATCGATCGTGATTTGTGA
- the LOC101757269 gene encoding thioredoxin H2-2: MAGLKENAQAKLAVIYFSASWCGPCRFIEPALKQMASTFADVEFIKIDVDELAEVAGEWKVEAMPTFILVKRGKEVSRVVGANKGELERNVEKQRLLISA, encoded by the exons ATGGCGGGACTCAAGGAGAACGCCCAGGCCAAGCTG GCAGTGATCTACTTCTCGGCGTCGTGGTGCGGGCCCTGCCGCTTCATCGAGCCGGCCTTGAAGCAGATGGCCTCCACGTTCGCCGACGTCGAGTTCATCAAGATCGACGTCGACGAGCTCGCG GAGGTCGCAGGGGAGTGGAAGGTAGAGGCGATGCCGACATTCATACTAGTCAAGCGTGGGAAGGAGGTGAGCCGTGTGGTTGGGGCGAACAAGGGCGAGCTGGAGAGGAATGTCGAAAAGCAAAGATTGTTGATTAGCGCTTGA